The stretch of DNA GGGGATTACAATGGCAGACACGCTTGAGCTGATCGATGCTTTAAAAGAAAAAGAACTCGATTACCTGCATGTATCTTTAATGGAATTTTGGTCCGAGCCAAGACGAGGCGTTGATGATACGCGCACACGTCTTGAAATCATTAAAGAGCGTGCGGGGGATGCCGTGCCGGTCATTGGTGTCGGTTCGATCTACACAGCAGATGATGCCGTGAAAGCACTCGGAACGGGTGTGGATTTAATTGCGATCGGCCGCGGGCTTATTATTGAGCCGGACTGGGTACAAAAAGTAGAGAGCGGACAGGAAGAATCCATTTCCGTGAAGCTCGATAAAGAAGCGCAGGAACAGCTTGTGGTGCCAGATCCGCTCTGGAAGGCGATTATCCATACACCAGGCTGGTTCCCGGGCGTTTAAGAGAAAGGGTGCCCTTTACATGCCGTTTATCACAGTAAAAGTGTTAGAAGGAAAAACACCTGAACAAAAACGTGATCTTGTCCAGCGGATGACAGCAGCTGTCAAAGAATCATTCGATGTAGACGCGGATAAAGTATTCATCTTTTTTGAAGACTTAAAGCCGGAGGATTACGGCAAGCAAGGCGAATTGCAATCGTTTAAAGAGGAAAAATAATCGGGCAGCCCGGAGTGATCCGGGCTGTTTTTCTGTATAATAAGCAGAATACCAAACAAAAAAAAGGAGTCATTATGACCGAAACATTTCAATCATTTTCATTAAACAAAGATATTATGCGGGCACTTGATACACTTGGCTATCATGATCCAACCCCGGTTCAGGCCGCTGTAATTCCCGAAGCTCTTAAAGGAGCGGACTTAATTGTTAAGTCACAGACCGGAAGCGGCAAAACGGCTTCTTTTGCGATTCCGCTCGTTCAGCTGACTGAATGGGAGGAAAACAAGCCGCAGGCACTTGTTTTAACACCTACACGGGAGCTGGCAGTTCAGGTAAAAGAAGACATTACCAATATCGGCCGGTTTAAACGGACAAAAGCAGCTGCGGTGTACGGGAAATCTCCATTTGCCCGTCAGAAGCTGGAGCTCAAGCAGAAAACGCATATTGTGGTTGGGACACCGGGCCGTGTGCTCGACCATATGGAAAAAGGGACGCTGGATACCGGCAGCATTCGCTTTCTCGTCATTGATGAAGCGGATGAAATGCTTAATATGGGCTTTATCGAGCAAGTTTCATCGATTATTGAGCGTCTTCCGACGGAGCGCGTCACCATGTTGTTTTCCGCTACATTTCCGGAAGACATTGTCCGCCTGGCAGACACCTATATGAAAGCGCCGAAGCGGATCGAAATGGCGCAGGAAATCGCTGCCCCGTCAATTACTCATGAGCTGATTCAGGTGGCGGAAGAAGAAAAAACGCGCGTGCTGCAAAACGTGCTGACTGTGGAAAATCCGGACAGCGCCATTCTTTTTTGCCGGACACAGGAGCGGGTGGAAGCGCTGTTTGACGCGCTTGATGCCGCGGGAATATCATCAGGCATGCTGCATGGCGGGATGGCGCAGGAAGACCGTTTTATCGTGATGAATAAATTTAAACGGGCGGATTTCCGCTACTTGTGTGCGACAGATGTTGCCGCGAGGGGCATTGATGTAGAACATATTCCGCTCGTCATCCATTTCGATGTGCCGATGGAGAAGGAAGCGTATGTGCACCGTACCGGCCGTACCGGCCGTGCCGGTCATTCGGGAAAAGCGATTGCACTTATGGCGCCATTTGAAGAAAAATTCATTGAACCGATTGAAGAATTAATTGGCTTTCCATTGAAGCGAGTGGAGCAGCCGTCCCAGGAAGCAGTAAGGGCAGCAAAGCCTTCCTTCACAGCCAAAATGGCCCAGCGTCCCCAACGGAAAAGGGATAAGGGAGAGCGTTTAAACAAAGACATTATGAAGCTGTACTTTAACGGCGGCAAAAAGAAAAAGCTGCGTGCCGTTGACTTTGTCGGCACCATTTCAAATCTCCCGGGTATCGAAGCGGCTGATATCGGCATTATTACCATTCAGGATAACGTTACGTATGTGGAGATTTTAAATGGAAAAGGGCCGGATGTGCTGCGG from Domibacillus sp. DTU_2020_1001157_1_SI_ALB_TIR_016 encodes:
- a CDS encoding tautomerase family protein — translated: MPFITVKVLEGKTPEQKRDLVQRMTAAVKESFDVDADKVFIFFEDLKPEDYGKQGELQSFKEEK
- a CDS encoding DEAD/DEAH box helicase — encoded protein: MTETFQSFSLNKDIMRALDTLGYHDPTPVQAAVIPEALKGADLIVKSQTGSGKTASFAIPLVQLTEWEENKPQALVLTPTRELAVQVKEDITNIGRFKRTKAAAVYGKSPFARQKLELKQKTHIVVGTPGRVLDHMEKGTLDTGSIRFLVIDEADEMLNMGFIEQVSSIIERLPTERVTMLFSATFPEDIVRLADTYMKAPKRIEMAQEIAAPSITHELIQVAEEEKTRVLQNVLTVENPDSAILFCRTQERVEALFDALDAAGISSGMLHGGMAQEDRFIVMNKFKRADFRYLCATDVAARGIDVEHIPLVIHFDVPMEKEAYVHRTGRTGRAGHSGKAIALMAPFEEKFIEPIEELIGFPLKRVEQPSQEAVRAAKPSFTAKMAQRPQRKRDKGERLNKDIMKLYFNGGKKKKLRAVDFVGTISNLPGIEAADIGIITIQDNVTYVEILNGKGPDVLRAMKTTTIKGKQLKVQKARN